A stretch of Clostridia bacterium DNA encodes these proteins:
- a CDS encoding type IV toxin-antitoxin system AbiEi family antitoxin domain-containing protein — translation MNYLEKIEELIKQQNGTILSADLDKYGIPRKYLQRLINEGRLERWDRGVYVAVDAIEDEMFAMQKKYSKLIYSHETALFMHDLSDRTPFDYSATVPSGYKVVSNVADRFKIYYVKKELHELGVISLKSSFGNQIRVYNIERTICDIIKSRSRVDIQILNEALRRYVKIKSSDYSLLMDYAKKLNIETVLKNYLEVIL, via the coding sequence ATGAATTACCTAGAAAAAATTGAAGAGTTGATTAAACAGCAAAATGGTACGATTTTAAGTGCTGATCTTGATAAATATGGGATACCAAGAAAATACCTTCAAAGATTGATTAATGAAGGTAGGCTAGAAAGATGGGATCGTGGTGTATATGTAGCTGTTGATGCTATTGAAGATGAAATGTTTGCAATGCAGAAAAAGTATTCGAAACTAATTTACTCCCATGAGACAGCACTTTTTATGCATGATCTATCAGATCGAACACCATTCGACTATTCGGCTACGGTTCCTAGTGGGTATAAGGTTGTTTCAAATGTTGCAGACAGATTTAAGATTTACTATGTAAAAAAAGAATTACATGAACTTGGCGTTATATCACTTAAAAGCTCATTCGGTAATCAGATTAGAGTTTATAATATTGAAAGAACGATTTGTGACATTATAAAGAGCAGAAGCAGAGTGGATATTCAAATCCTGAATGAAGCATTGAGACGGTACGTTAAAATAAAATCATCGGATTATTCATTATTAATGGATTATGCGAAAAAACTCAACATAGAGACGGTACTTAAAAATTATTTGGAGGTGATACTGTGA
- a CDS encoding nucleotidyl transferase AbiEii/AbiGii toxin family protein: MSLKAKIRNLARKKDMSAQVVLQNYMFERFLERLSKSAYKDKFILKGGMLIAALVGIDNRATMDMDATIKNYPIDNDSITKAIKEICNISIDDDVTFTFNSVDAIRDDDAYGGYRVGIVSEYDTIITPMQIDITTGDAITPKEVLYLFKMIFEDGNIGVWAYNIETVLAEKVETILRRGELNTRPRDFYDVYILTKTQSFDLLIFKEALKSTAAHRETSHIFNDISKRIDEIENSETLKKRWTKYTKDYRYAEDIEYSHIIDALRALV, encoded by the coding sequence ATGAGCTTAAAAGCAAAAATTAGAAATCTAGCCAGAAAAAAAGACATGTCAGCTCAGGTAGTCCTTCAAAACTATATGTTTGAACGATTTCTTGAGCGTCTCTCCAAGTCGGCCTATAAAGATAAGTTTATTTTAAAAGGTGGCATGTTGATTGCTGCTCTTGTGGGAATTGATAATAGAGCAACTATGGATATGGATGCAACGATTAAGAACTATCCAATCGATAATGATTCCATCACCAAAGCAATTAAAGAAATCTGTAACATTTCAATAGATGATGATGTAACTTTTACATTTAATAGTGTTGATGCCATTAGGGATGATGATGCCTATGGTGGTTATCGAGTGGGTATTGTTTCAGAATACGATACCATTATTACACCAATGCAGATCGATATTACAACTGGTGATGCCATTACACCTAAAGAAGTTTTATACCTATTCAAAATGATTTTTGAAGATGGAAATATTGGCGTGTGGGCTTACAACATCGAAACTGTCTTAGCAGAAAAAGTAGAAACCATTTTGAGAAGGGGAGAGCTAAATACAAGACCAAGAGATTTTTATGATGTTTATATTTTGACAAAAACTCAGAGTTTTGATCTTTTAATTTTTAAAGAGGCCCTTAAATCCACAGCAGCACATAGAGAAACTTCTCATATATTTAATGATATCAGTAAAAGAATCGATGAAATTGAAAATAGTGAAACCCTAAAAAAAAGATGGACCAAGTACACTAAAGATTATAGGTACGCTGAAGATATCGAGTACAGTCATATCATAGATGCCTTAAGAGCACTGGTTTAA
- a CDS encoding recombinase family protein, translating into MGKVKVIEASKQSRRQRGSFIENQLRVAAYCRVSTDSDEQKLSYQSQVLHYKQLVETKPEWELVDIYADEAISGTQINKRVDFQRMINDALEGKIDMIITKSISRFARNTLDTLKYVRLLKEKNVAIMFEKENINTLTMNGEMLLVILSSLAQQESESISANVTMGLKMKMKRGELVGYNGCLGYDYDSETKTISINEEEAEIVRYIFRRYVEGSGCFVIAKELTNLGYKTNRGSLKWHESTVRGIIKNEKYKGDLLQGKTFTVDPITHRRLDNMGEKEQFYVENNHDAIISDEMFERAQEILRMRSKKHSKKNTSREYSRKHAFSSMCTCGFCGGTYIRRIWHHGTDHEKPAWQCGKAIKHGRKECGHSKGIHESFLEDAFVNAYNKIQELNATDIEEFFENIEEALDISQLRDEVNELSSKIKKLETKSQTLLDMRLDGKIAEVDYDRKFNIIEEELKSLRDERNERYEALQGEESITTRINEFRKVLAEDLEITEFDRDIMDSLIEKVVIGATDEDGNPNPYVITFVFKAGMKFNEEFYEKIANPSGIIEEGKMSTYATNEKQLACTYALNKPCGDYSSTIQKRLIVFAHIPLKTKLFMFKTDIANYRNKELKDEIIVRLGFWM; encoded by the coding sequence ATGGGAAAGGTTAAAGTAATTGAAGCAAGTAAACAGTCGAGAAGACAACGAGGTAGCTTTATTGAAAATCAATTAAGAGTTGCAGCATATTGCAGGGTTAGTACAGATTCGGATGAACAGAAATTGAGTTATCAGTCCCAAGTGCTTCATTATAAACAGTTGGTTGAAACAAAACCTGAGTGGGAATTGGTAGACATTTATGCCGATGAAGCGATTTCTGGAACACAAATCAATAAACGTGTTGATTTCCAACGGATGATTAATGATGCTCTAGAAGGTAAAATTGATATGATTATTACAAAGTCAATATCTAGGTTCGCTAGGAATACATTGGATACCTTGAAATATGTACGCTTATTAAAGGAAAAGAATGTGGCTATCATGTTCGAAAAAGAAAATATTAATACATTGACCATGAATGGTGAAATGCTGTTGGTTATTTTAAGTTCTTTGGCGCAGCAAGAGAGTGAATCTATATCAGCGAATGTGACTATGGGACTTAAAATGAAAATGAAACGTGGAGAATTGGTTGGATATAATGGCTGTTTGGGTTATGATTATGACTCAGAGACTAAAACCATTTCTATTAATGAAGAAGAAGCAGAAATTGTCCGATATATTTTCAGAAGATATGTTGAAGGATCAGGATGTTTTGTAATCGCCAAAGAACTTACTAATTTAGGCTATAAAACAAATCGAGGAAGTTTAAAATGGCATGAAAGCACGGTTAGAGGTATTATTAAAAATGAAAAATATAAAGGTGATCTGCTTCAAGGAAAGACATTCACGGTAGATCCAATTACACATAGACGTTTAGATAACATGGGAGAAAAAGAGCAGTTTTATGTTGAGAACAATCATGATGCCATAATATCTGATGAGATGTTCGAACGTGCTCAAGAAATACTTAGAATGCGTAGCAAAAAGCATAGTAAGAAAAATACCTCTAGGGAATATAGTAGAAAGCATGCTTTCAGTAGTATGTGTACTTGCGGTTTCTGTGGTGGAACTTATATCCGAAGAATTTGGCATCATGGAACAGATCATGAAAAACCTGCATGGCAATGTGGAAAAGCAATTAAGCATGGCAGAAAAGAATGCGGGCATTCAAAAGGCATTCATGAAAGCTTTTTAGAAGATGCATTTGTTAATGCATATAATAAGATTCAAGAATTAAATGCTACTGACATTGAAGAATTCTTTGAAAATATTGAAGAAGCCCTTGATATAAGCCAACTTAGAGATGAAGTCAATGAATTGTCATCAAAAATCAAGAAGCTAGAAACTAAATCGCAGACATTATTAGATATGAGATTAGATGGTAAAATAGCCGAAGTAGATTACGACAGAAAATTCAATATAATAGAAGAAGAACTAAAGTCACTAAGGGATGAAAGAAATGAAAGATACGAAGCACTTCAAGGTGAAGAATCAATTACTACAAGAATTAATGAGTTTAGAAAAGTCCTTGCTGAAGATTTAGAGATTACTGAATTTGATCGTGATATTATGGACAGTTTGATTGAAAAAGTTGTCATTGGAGCTACAGATGAAGATGGAAATCCCAATCCATATGTAATCACTTTTGTATTCAAAGCAGGGATGAAATTCAATGAAGAATTCTATGAGAAAATAGCTAATCCATCTGGTATAATTGAAGAAGGAAAAATGTCTACTTACGCAACAAACGAGAAACAACTAGCGTGTACCTACGCCCTAAACAAGCCATGTGGAGACTATAGTAGCACTATACAAAAAAGACTAATTGTATTTGCCCACATACCGCTAAAAACCAAGCTTTTCATGTTTAAGACTGATATTGCGAATTATCGCAATAAGGAACTGAAAGACGAAATCATTGTAAGACTTGGCTTTTGGATGTGA
- a CDS encoding helix-turn-helix transcriptional regulator: protein MEFAQMVKEIRSKLNMSQEQLARELQVSFATVNRWENGKNSPNRMAKKALYDFCKTKGLDEELIKHLLDY from the coding sequence GTGGAATTTGCTCAAATGGTTAAAGAAATCAGAAGTAAGCTGAATATGAGTCAAGAACAACTGGCAAGAGAGCTTCAAGTGAGCTTTGCCACGGTCAACCGGTGGGAGAATGGTAAAAACAGTCCCAATAGAATGGCAAAAAAGGCACTTTATGATTTTTGTAAAACAAAGGGACTGGATGAAGAATTGATAAAGCATTTATTGGATTATTAA